The Mauremys mutica isolate MM-2020 ecotype Southern chromosome 1, ASM2049712v1, whole genome shotgun sequence genome has a segment encoding these proteins:
- the SMPX gene encoding small muscular protein produces MSKQPVSNVRSIQANINIPMGAFRPGAGHPPKRKEFTPEVEESVPASTEEEEEKGKKQLPGAKKLPGPAVNLSEIQNIKSELKFVPRADQ; encoded by the exons ATGTCAAAACAGCCAGTTTCAAATGTCAGATCCATTCAG GCTAATATCAACATCCCAATGGGAGCATTTCGACCTGGAGCAGGGCATCCTcccaaaagaaaagaatttacaCCTGAAGTGGAGGAG AGCGTTCCTGCTTctacagaggaggaggaggagaaggggaagaaaCAGCTCCCAGGAGCAAAGAAACTTCCAGGCCCTGCTGTCAACTTATCAGAGATCCAGAATATAAAGAGTGAGCTGAAATTTGTCCCCAGAGCTGACCAGTAG